A single Sulfurimonas aquatica DNA region contains:
- a CDS encoding succinylglutamate desuccinylase/aspartoacylase family protein has protein sequence MPAPMFNLGGVDIPRGVNVTINLELPKLYNTPTQLPVRVIRGKRSGPVVFISAAIHGDELNGIEIIRRFRKLSILKKLKGTLILVPIVNVYGIMTLSRYLPDRRDLNRSFPGNAKGSLAGRVARIFFDEIVKKCDLGIDLHTASIHKSNLPQVRTNTDNEYTFRLAKAFGAAVVLHSELRDGSLRAVAQEEGVPILLYEAGEALRFDETSIRIGVHGLVNVLRENEMLPKVSKKVHKVPVITRSSKWIRSSESGMLRTIKALGDTVAQDEIIAYIDEPLDDESFEVRSPFDGIIIGKSEIPLVQAGDAVFHIARFKNLEQAEDKIEHFHENMIEESEFYELNNEDTIE, from the coding sequence ATGCCAGCACCCATGTTTAATTTAGGTGGCGTTGATATTCCAAGAGGGGTAAATGTAACCATAAATCTTGAACTCCCTAAGCTTTATAATACACCTACTCAACTCCCCGTAAGGGTTATTCGTGGTAAACGCAGTGGACCAGTTGTTTTTATAAGTGCGGCTATTCATGGTGATGAGCTTAATGGTATTGAGATAATTAGACGTTTTAGAAAGCTAAGTATTTTAAAAAAGTTAAAAGGTACTCTTATTTTAGTACCTATTGTCAACGTATATGGGATTATGACTCTTTCACGTTACTTGCCAGATAGAAGAGATTTAAACAGAAGTTTTCCAGGAAATGCAAAGGGCTCTTTAGCTGGGCGTGTAGCGAGAATATTTTTTGATGAGATTGTAAAAAAATGTGATTTAGGGATTGACCTGCATACGGCATCAATTCATAAATCAAATCTTCCTCAAGTGAGAACAAACACAGATAATGAGTATACCTTTAGACTTGCTAAAGCATTTGGGGCAGCTGTAGTTCTGCATTCGGAACTTCGTGATGGCTCCCTTCGTGCTGTAGCTCAAGAAGAGGGTGTACCTATTTTACTATATGAAGCTGGAGAAGCCCTGCGTTTTGATGAGACTTCAATTCGTATTGGCGTTCATGGCTTAGTAAATGTGCTTAGAGAAAATGAGATGCTTCCAAAGGTGAGTAAAAAGGTGCATAAAGTTCCTGTAATCACTAGAAGTAGTAAATGGATTCGCTCTAGTGAAAGTGGGATGCTGCGAACTATCAAGGCACTTGGAGATACAGTCGCACAAGATGAGATAATTGCTTATATTGATGAGCCACTTGATGATGAGAGTTTTGAAGTGAGATCGCCATTTGATGGTATTATCATCGGTAAGTCTGAAATTCCTCTAGTACAAGCCGGTGATGCTGTCTTTCATATAGCTAGATTTAAAAATCTAGAACAGGCTGAAGACAAGATAGAACATTTCCATGAAAACATGATTGAAGAGAGTGAATTTTATGAACTTAATAACGAAGATACAATAGAGTAA
- a CDS encoding succinylglutamate desuccinylase/aspartoacylase family protein, whose product MRLLILISLFTSLLLAQATDKKFILGGVEVLRGTTVTINIELPKFYNTATELPVRVIRGKEDGPVVFISAAIHGDELNGIEIIRRLRNLELLQGLKGTLILVPIVNIYGVMNQSRYLPDRRDLNRNFPGSDKGSLAARIADIFFNEIVKKCDLGIDLHTGSLHRSNLPQIRTNLDNKYTFRLATAFEAPVVLHSELRDGSLRAVAQDAGVPTLLYESGEALRFDEQSIRIGVKGIVNVLSANGMLPDLLTTKSKKFPVVARSSQWLRATDSGIIRTVKALGDTVQEGEIMAYINEPLDDNIYEIVAPYDGIIIGKSEMPLIQEGDAVFHIANFKKLKIADSKIGYFCEGALDDCEFIDYNDAEAIE is encoded by the coding sequence ATGAGACTTCTTATTCTAATCTCACTGTTTACGTCTCTTTTGCTAGCCCAAGCCACTGATAAAAAGTTTATCTTAGGTGGAGTAGAAGTATTAAGAGGAACTACTGTAACCATCAATATTGAACTACCAAAGTTTTATAATACCGCAACTGAGCTCCCAGTGAGAGTTATTCGTGGTAAAGAAGATGGCCCTGTTGTTTTTATCAGTGCGGCTATACATGGTGATGAACTTAATGGAATCGAAATTATTAGAAGATTACGAAACCTGGAGTTACTGCAGGGTTTAAAAGGAACTCTGATCCTCGTCCCCATAGTTAATATTTATGGCGTTATGAACCAATCAAGATACCTACCTGATAGAAGGGACTTAAATAGAAACTTTCCAGGAAGTGATAAAGGCTCTTTAGCTGCAAGAATCGCAGACATCTTTTTTAATGAAATAGTCAAAAAATGCGATTTAGGTATAGACCTTCATACGGGCTCGCTTCATAGGTCTAACTTGCCTCAGATTAGAACAAATTTAGATAACAAATATACTTTTAGGTTGGCTACAGCCTTTGAAGCGCCAGTAGTTTTGCACTCAGAACTTCGTGATGGATCTCTTAGAGCGGTTGCTCAAGATGCAGGTGTGCCAACACTGCTTTATGAATCTGGGGAAGCTCTGCGTTTTGATGAGCAGAGTATACGCATTGGTGTTAAAGGGATAGTGAATGTTCTTAGTGCCAATGGTATGCTTCCTGATTTGCTTACTACTAAGAGTAAAAAGTTTCCAGTAGTTGCTAGAAGTAGTCAATGGCTACGAGCTACTGATAGCGGTATTATTAGAACAGTAAAAGCACTAGGTGATACCGTACAAGAGGGTGAAATAATGGCTTATATAAATGAACCATTGGATGATAATATTTATGAGATAGTTGCTCCTTATGATGGGATTATTATAGGAAAATCAGAAATGCCTTTAATCCAAGAGGGAGATGCTGTTTTTCATATAGCAAATTTTAAAAAACTTAAAATTGCAGATAGTAAAATAGGCTATTTTTGTGAGGGTGCTTTAGATGATTGTGAATTTATAGATTATAATGATGCAGAGGCTATTGAATAA
- a CDS encoding mechanosensitive ion channel family protein yields MIYKLIILLSFMTLSLYAAQLDSKIIDADNSTLEALYKQVEMKKQTDSDTLLQKVLIKKLESFDTEYKVNGDVNTTITGEVEYRKLLKNYYLNMQELFVAKASLENTEHTLLLLQENLESSDKVESILTQQLQYAYHKKKLLYSKNKVAGLQKAVDTQKELISSNLMRIKIDKKSLENDLSISYTSEKKLLELITKLKLEKEKFQLLDNLKETNDVIAMIETEQKKLQEVKEKQLAQKFLYFTLYLQQKNEKVFDIQTEIKTILNQMLLSPEFKNSVLNFINSLSSEHMGVLTTITASTNQSIQESITDLLNMLNKTLFSINDVEISFLKLMVAVLIFVFGFYLGGSYKKYIRFVSTKSEVISGSTTILLSNLGYYIIVIIGLFISLNTLGINLSSVALIAGALSVGIGFGLQNIVSNFISGLILMFEKSVKIHDYVELSDTLRGRITDIRMRSTVITTNANIDVIVPNQNFIQNNVVNWTMNDSIKRFDMHFGVAYGADIKQVIQVIEDAVKNSTFSDVYVSKERVTRVLMTGMGDSSVNFTLNVWIKGNEIFNPKRTESRFLILIYEALYEHNITIPFPQLDLHIKKDEESPINV; encoded by the coding sequence ATGATTTACAAGTTAATTATATTACTCAGTTTTATGACATTGTCATTATATGCAGCTCAGCTAGATAGTAAGATTATTGATGCTGACAATAGCACACTTGAAGCATTGTACAAACAAGTTGAAATGAAGAAACAAACAGATAGTGATACCCTTCTTCAAAAAGTACTTATTAAAAAATTAGAATCATTTGATACAGAGTATAAGGTTAATGGGGACGTTAATACAACTATAACAGGTGAAGTAGAGTACAGAAAATTATTAAAAAATTATTATCTAAATATGCAAGAGCTATTTGTGGCTAAGGCTTCTCTTGAAAATACAGAGCATACACTACTATTACTACAAGAGAATCTTGAAAGTAGTGATAAAGTAGAATCAATACTAACGCAACAGTTACAATATGCATATCACAAAAAAAAGTTACTCTACAGTAAAAATAAAGTAGCAGGTCTGCAAAAAGCAGTAGATACTCAAAAAGAGCTTATCTCTAGCAATCTTATGAGGATAAAAATAGATAAAAAAAGTCTTGAGAATGATTTGAGTATCTCATATACATCAGAGAAGAAGTTACTAGAGTTAATAACAAAATTAAAATTAGAAAAAGAGAAGTTTCAACTACTAGATAATCTTAAAGAGACGAATGATGTGATAGCAATGATAGAAACAGAGCAAAAAAAGCTTCAAGAAGTTAAGGAGAAACAACTAGCTCAAAAGTTCTTATACTTTACTCTATACCTGCAGCAAAAAAATGAAAAAGTTTTTGATATTCAAACAGAAATCAAAACTATTTTAAATCAAATGTTGCTATCTCCTGAGTTTAAAAATAGTGTTTTAAATTTTATCAACTCACTATCATCAGAACATATGGGAGTCTTAACAACTATAACTGCCTCAACAAATCAAAGTATTCAAGAATCTATCACTGATCTATTAAATATGTTAAATAAAACTCTCTTTAGTATAAATGATGTTGAGATAAGCTTCTTAAAATTAATGGTTGCGGTTTTAATATTTGTTTTTGGTTTTTATCTTGGTGGATCATATAAAAAATACATAAGATTCGTAAGTACAAAAAGCGAAGTTATAAGTGGCTCGACTACTATTCTTCTCTCAAATCTTGGCTATTATATAATCGTGATAATTGGACTTTTCATATCACTTAACACTTTAGGGATTAACCTCTCTTCAGTAGCGTTAATAGCAGGTGCTTTGTCTGTGGGAATCGGTTTTGGATTACAAAATATAGTATCTAACTTTATCTCTGGATTAATCTTGATGTTTGAAAAAAGTGTTAAGATTCATGACTATGTGGAACTCTCAGATACACTTCGAGGTAGAATCACAGATATAAGAATGCGCTCTACGGTGATAACTACAAACGCAAATATTGACGTTATTGTACCTAATCAGAACTTTATACAAAACAATGTAGTCAACTGGACAATGAACGACAGTATTAAAAGGTTTGATATGCATTTTGGTGTTGCTTATGGTGCAGATATAAAACAAGTTATCCAAGTAATTGAAGACGCAGTTAAAAATAGTACTTTTAGTGATGTCTATGTGAGTAAGGAGAGAGTTACAAGAGTCTTGATGACCGGTATGGGTGATAGTAGTGTGAACTTTACATTAAATGTCTGGATTAAAGGAAATGAAATCTTCAATCCAAAAAGAACAGAGTCAAGATTTTTGATACTCATTTATGAGGCACTTTACGAGCACAATATTACAATTCCGTTCCCTCAGTTAGATTTACATATAAAAAAAGATGAAGAGTCTCCTATTAATGTATAA
- a CDS encoding mechanosensitive ion channel family protein — MIKIIFSLLFSFCFILADTNTTAPIKKNIWDNDNIWIKTYANNRNYKIIINNIVKIEQKIKKVKYDMEYLEELHSRLEVQKSKLNLYERNKSFDRLLLPYKFEVQEITIQDYVFKDAKNQLSKTIDKYIELKNEFYKAHSLLKSSAKKEKLVRKADLEYFKEFSQNIDKTYSNLIEAKNELDEKYELYLENKLQKHLITSYILLAAYIIYKIFSYFLLYIESKLHKETSQIRYKKVLSIFFFLGTFIFLVVRYMEDFLYIVTFLSVVAAALTIATREIILNIIGSIYIFFSNMVRVGDRIMVQFETKHTIGDIVDISLMKIKLNEIEDYSNLKEIKNVGRTIYVPNSYVFTKVFYNYSRKKDGLINDLIEFEFTPATDFSEVEKITSDVFSKLESDFKITFTLNNLKTGIIGLISYNINYKVASKMRGEISIKLLQAYSDSGNIKLKSSKPSTKAKVDDGE, encoded by the coding sequence TTGATAAAAATAATATTTTCACTACTTTTTAGTTTCTGTTTTATACTCGCAGATACGAATACTACCGCACCTATAAAAAAGAATATCTGGGATAATGATAATATCTGGATTAAAACTTATGCTAACAATAGAAACTATAAGATTATCATTAACAATATTGTAAAAATTGAGCAAAAGATTAAAAAAGTAAAGTACGATATGGAATATTTAGAGGAGTTACATTCTCGTCTAGAGGTTCAAAAGTCTAAACTTAACTTATATGAGAGAAATAAGAGTTTTGATAGGTTGCTCCTGCCATACAAGTTTGAAGTTCAAGAGATTACGATTCAAGACTATGTATTTAAAGATGCAAAAAACCAACTCTCTAAAACTATAGACAAATATATAGAGCTGAAAAATGAATTTTATAAGGCACACTCTTTACTTAAGAGTTCTGCTAAAAAAGAGAAACTTGTACGAAAAGCCGACCTTGAATATTTCAAAGAGTTCTCACAAAATATTGATAAAACATACTCTAATCTTATTGAAGCCAAAAATGAGCTAGATGAAAAGTATGAACTATATCTTGAGAATAAGTTACAAAAGCATCTCATTACCTCTTATATTCTCTTGGCCGCTTATATTATCTATAAAATATTTAGCTATTTTTTACTATATATTGAGAGTAAACTGCACAAAGAAACTAGTCAAATTAGATACAAAAAGGTTTTATCAATATTTTTCTTTTTAGGAACTTTTATATTCCTAGTTGTAAGATATATGGAAGACTTTTTGTATATTGTTACATTTTTAAGTGTGGTTGCAGCAGCACTTACAATAGCCACAAGAGAGATAATACTCAACATAATTGGTTCAATATATATCTTTTTTAGTAACATGGTAAGAGTTGGCGATAGAATCATGGTTCAGTTTGAGACTAAGCATACTATAGGTGATATAGTTGACATATCATTAATGAAAATTAAACTCAATGAGATAGAAGACTATAGTAATTTAAAAGAGATTAAAAATGTCGGAAGGACTATATATGTACCTAATAGTTATGTTTTTACAAAAGTATTTTACAACTACTCTCGTAAAAAAGATGGTCTGATAAATGATCTTATAGAGTTCGAGTTTACTCCCGCAACAGACTTTAGCGAAGTAGAAAAAATCACTTCGGATGTCTTTAGTAAACTTGAGAGTGATTTTAAAATTACTTTTACTTTGAACAATTTAAAAACAGGCATCATCGGACTTATATCTTATAATATAAACTATAAAGTAGCTTCAAAAATGCGTGGTGAAATTTCTATTAAACTTCTACAGGCCTATAGCGACTCTGGAAATATCAAATTAAAAAGTTCTAAACCATCTACAAAAGCAAAAGTAGATGATGGTGAATAA
- a CDS encoding TIGR00341 family protein, whose product MYKKIYLIVDELASSETFDELLNYIKTQYKIVPDIHSHMDMFEEGDENELYLLYLDDDEIKIFFKNHLQSKLNIGILPNDKAALAMKNYGISKDLFEAVDDALNIECRSEIDLLICNELIAFNSVVIGDMHGMNRLNLNESSRWQKVKYFFNNLKNIKFKSYSLSTSKEHTIKTVASGITILEHTIQDEKLALKDSLSIHDGKLNAFILAPTSLISYLWYLLSIFFYQKVSIKALPRSLGYIKTANLTISSSEPIEYMLDGALLSAQEVELNTMRDTMKVHLGRSLIDNVKVENNQVESKDIINLNALPHGEMNKFLIDKKLPLFKKASEDDFKELFLNLRSSAKFTYVFLILMILSTLLATTGLFANSAPVIIGAMILAPLMAPIISLSMGVVRAENLLISQSIRTLSIGIVMALFFSAIFTFIIPLERITPEMQGRLNPNILDLMVAILSGIAGAYANSKEEVAKSLAGVAIAVALVPPLSVTGIGIGLGSFDVIYGSFLLFITNLIGITLSAALTFIVLGYSPVTTAKKGIYYTSVLLTIITIPLIFSFADMIEKNKYMSDLESVKSIILHEEKIELNIYDVKLNNDVLVVDLQSISEKPLTHEEYVKIKQSIEKKLQRRIVLEVTPMIIVR is encoded by the coding sequence ATGTATAAAAAAATATATCTCATCGTGGATGAGTTGGCTTCATCTGAGACGTTTGATGAGCTATTAAATTATATAAAAACACAGTACAAAATAGTTCCAGATATTCACTCTCACATGGATATGTTTGAAGAGGGAGATGAAAATGAACTCTACTTATTATATTTGGATGATGATGAAATAAAAATATTTTTCAAAAATCATCTTCAATCTAAGCTTAACATTGGAATACTCCCAAACGACAAAGCGGCGTTGGCCATGAAAAACTATGGGATATCTAAAGATTTATTTGAGGCAGTTGATGATGCTTTAAATATTGAGTGCCGTAGTGAAATTGATCTTTTAATTTGTAATGAACTCATCGCCTTTAACAGTGTCGTAATTGGCGATATGCATGGGATGAATAGATTAAACCTAAATGAAAGTAGCAGATGGCAGAAGGTCAAATACTTTTTTAATAATCTGAAAAATATAAAGTTTAAAAGCTACTCTTTGAGCACGTCAAAAGAGCATACAATCAAAACTGTAGCTTCTGGTATAACAATTCTTGAACACACGATTCAAGATGAAAAATTAGCACTCAAAGATAGCCTCTCTATTCATGACGGTAAACTCAATGCCTTTATTCTTGCCCCAACGTCTTTAATATCTTACCTTTGGTATCTACTCTCAATATTTTTTTATCAAAAAGTATCAATCAAGGCATTACCAAGAAGTTTAGGCTACATTAAAACTGCAAACTTAACTATCAGTTCAAGTGAGCCAATAGAGTATATGTTAGATGGTGCGCTTCTTAGTGCTCAAGAAGTTGAATTAAATACAATGCGCGACACAATGAAAGTACACCTGGGTCGCTCGCTTATAGATAATGTAAAAGTAGAAAATAATCAAGTAGAATCTAAAGATATCATAAACCTTAACGCTCTTCCTCACGGAGAGATGAATAAGTTTTTGATAGATAAAAAACTTCCTCTATTTAAAAAGGCTAGTGAGGATGATTTTAAAGAGTTATTTTTAAATTTACGCTCAAGTGCTAAGTTCACATATGTATTTTTAATACTAATGATTCTAAGTACTCTTTTAGCAACTACCGGATTGTTTGCAAACTCAGCTCCTGTAATCATAGGTGCTATGATTCTAGCACCACTTATGGCACCTATAATCTCACTTTCTATGGGCGTGGTTCGAGCGGAAAATTTACTTATTTCACAAAGCATAAGAACGCTCTCTATAGGAATAGTCATGGCACTGTTTTTCTCTGCAATTTTTACATTTATCATACCGTTAGAGAGAATTACGCCAGAGATGCAAGGCCGGTTAAATCCAAACATATTAGACCTGATGGTTGCGATATTATCTGGAATAGCGGGTGCTTATGCTAACTCAAAAGAAGAGGTAGCAAAGTCTTTAGCTGGCGTTGCAATAGCTGTAGCACTCGTTCCACCTCTAAGCGTTACTGGAATAGGAATAGGACTTGGTAGTTTTGACGTTATCTACGGCTCATTTTTACTCTTTATAACAAACCTTATAGGGATTACCCTAAGTGCTGCGTTAACGTTTATAGTTCTGGGCTACTCGCCAGTTACAACGGCAAAAAAAGGGATCTACTACACGAGTGTTCTTTTAACCATTATAACTATTCCACTAATATTTTCCTTTGCCGACATGATTGAAAAAAATAAGTATATGAGTGATTTAGAGAGTGTTAAAAGCATTATTTTACATGAGGAAAAAATAGAACTTAACATCTATGATGTGAAGTTAAATAATGATGTATTGGTTGTAGATTTGCAGAGTATTTCTGAGAAACCGTTAACACATGAAGAGTATGTCAAGATAAAACAGAGTATAGAGAAAAAACTTCAAAGAAGAATTGTCTTAGAAGTTACTCCTATGATTATTGTTCGCTAA
- the rimK gene encoding 30S ribosomal protein S6--L-glutamate ligase, with protein MKVYILSRNKELYSTKRLIEAGEAKGWDIQVIDYLKCSIEIMKGELHINYLGKQLPVPDAVIPRIGASRTFYGTAMVRHFEMMDVFSTSGNLAIARSRDKLRSLQVLSKHNVDMPRTVFASNKSTAKDVIALSGGAPLVLKILEGTQGVGVVLVDTEKAAKSVLDAFYGMDVNLLVQEFIEEAGGADIRAFVVDGEVVGAMKRQGAKGDFRSNLHQGGSATSHKLTRKEKSTALAAAKAMGLGVCGVDMIESARGPLVMEVNSSPGLEGIEKSTKLDIAGKVMDYIEKNVTPATDTTTKKKKIKRDNIGA; from the coding sequence ATGAAAGTATATATATTATCAAGAAATAAAGAGTTGTATTCGACAAAAAGATTAATTGAAGCAGGAGAAGCTAAGGGCTGGGATATTCAAGTTATCGATTATTTAAAATGCTCTATTGAGATTATGAAAGGGGAGCTTCATATTAACTATTTAGGTAAGCAACTACCAGTTCCAGATGCAGTCATACCAAGAATAGGTGCTAGTAGAACATTTTATGGTACTGCAATGGTTAGACACTTTGAGATGATGGACGTTTTTTCAACTTCAGGGAACTTGGCAATAGCTAGAAGTAGAGATAAGCTTAGAAGTCTGCAGGTGCTCTCAAAGCATAATGTAGATATGCCTAGAACCGTTTTCGCCTCAAATAAATCAACTGCTAAAGACGTTATAGCCTTAAGTGGCGGGGCACCTTTAGTTTTAAAGATACTTGAGGGAACACAGGGTGTAGGTGTTGTTTTAGTGGACACTGAAAAAGCTGCAAAGTCCGTTCTTGACGCATTTTACGGCATGGATGTTAACCTACTTGTTCAAGAGTTCATTGAAGAAGCTGGTGGGGCTGATATCCGTGCCTTTGTTGTTGATGGAGAAGTTGTTGGAGCAATGAAACGCCAAGGTGCAAAGGGTGACTTTAGATCTAACCTACATCAAGGTGGAAGCGCGACATCTCACAAACTTACTCGTAAAGAGAAGTCAACTGCGCTTGCGGCTGCTAAAGCTATGGGTCTTGGTGTTTGTGGCGTTGATATGATTGAGTCAGCTCGTGGTCCGCTTGTAATGGAAGTTAACTCATCTCCAGGCCTTGAAGGAATTGAGAAGTCTACAAAGCTAGATATAGCTGGTAAAGTTATGGATTATATAGAAAAAAATGTAACGCCAGCCACAGATACAACAACTAAAAAGAAAAAAATAAAACGCGATAATATTGGAGCATAG
- a CDS encoding Na/Pi cotransporter family protein, translating to MLKKIFLPSILALLAYGFWISPNFKEIAAGISIFLFGMLALEQGFQAFTGGLLEKVLKKSTDKLYKSILFGAISTTFMQSSSLVSILTISFLSAGLIGLTQSIGIIFGANLGTTTGAWLIAGFGLKVDIAAYAMPMLVFGIVFIFQKNSSIKGLGYILAGLGFLFLGIHYMKDGFEAFKSTIDLSAYSVDGYKGLFIFVGIGIFATVVMQSSHATLVLIITALAVGQISYENALALAIGTNIGTTITAIIGSLSSNIDGKRLAGAHFIFNVTTGVIAIVFIHQIIFLVDMIANYFGIMSDDYTLKLAVFHTVFNVIGVVVMLPFIGRLVTFLETKITTTTTNDEIGFDRAIYLSEASLDFQDAAMESIKKETKHLYENAFEIIAHGINIKKRNIVSSMELDEVLKVHYSKKYIDIEDFYHHKIKEIYGDILDFATRAQTNMSPEYIQNLYKLKLANRDIVEAVKDTKHLQKNLVKFSTHPNKHLQEEYRKMKRNLAELLRNINIIATTDEEDVIVLLLAKAKVHAQKYDIISNGTLDNLIRNRLITNQMATSLMNDSTYVFNISKNMISMAETLFIDNSSDIKSLHESAIISDSEVTSILDKKD from the coding sequence ATGCTAAAAAAAATATTTTTACCTTCAATCTTAGCTCTGCTGGCTTATGGCTTTTGGATTAGCCCAAACTTTAAAGAGATAGCTGCGGGAATTTCAATATTTTTATTTGGAATGCTCGCACTTGAGCAAGGTTTTCAGGCTTTTACTGGGGGGCTTTTAGAAAAAGTTCTCAAAAAGTCTACTGACAAACTTTATAAAAGTATACTCTTTGGCGCAATATCGACTACCTTTATGCAATCAAGCTCTTTGGTCTCTATACTTACGATATCTTTTTTAAGTGCAGGACTTATCGGTCTTACTCAAAGTATCGGTATTATATTTGGAGCAAATCTTGGTACGACTACTGGAGCTTGGCTAATCGCTGGTTTTGGTCTTAAGGTTGATATCGCAGCTTATGCAATGCCGATGCTTGTTTTTGGTATTGTTTTTATTTTTCAAAAAAATAGTTCTATCAAAGGATTGGGATATATTTTAGCCGGACTAGGATTTTTGTTTCTTGGTATTCACTATATGAAAGATGGCTTTGAAGCCTTTAAGAGTACTATTGATTTGTCAGCTTATTCGGTTGATGGCTACAAAGGTCTCTTTATCTTTGTTGGTATAGGTATATTTGCTACTGTGGTGATGCAATCTTCCCATGCAACGCTAGTTCTTATCATTACTGCATTGGCAGTAGGGCAGATTAGTTATGAGAATGCCTTAGCTTTAGCGATAGGAACTAATATCGGTACTACAATTACCGCAATTATAGGTTCTCTTAGCTCTAATATTGATGGGAAAAGACTTGCAGGTGCTCATTTTATTTTTAATGTTACCACCGGTGTTATTGCTATTGTCTTTATCCATCAAATCATATTTTTAGTTGATATGATTGCAAACTATTTTGGAATAATGAGCGATGATTATACCTTGAAACTTGCTGTGTTTCATACTGTTTTTAATGTAATAGGTGTAGTCGTGATGTTGCCATTTATAGGTAGATTAGTTACTTTCTTAGAAACTAAAATTACAACTACTACTACAAATGATGAGATAGGCTTTGATAGAGCTATCTATCTTAGTGAAGCATCACTTGACTTTCAAGATGCGGCAATGGAGTCGATAAAAAAAGAGACAAAACACCTTTATGAAAATGCATTTGAGATAATCGCTCACGGCATAAACATTAAAAAAAGAAATATTGTTTCATCCATGGAGTTAGATGAGGTTTTAAAAGTACACTACTCTAAAAAATATATTGACATAGAAGATTTTTATCATCATAAGATTAAAGAGATATATGGTGATATTTTAGACTTTGCTACAAGAGCTCAGACAAATATGAGTCCGGAGTATATTCAAAATTTATATAAACTAAAACTAGCAAATAGAGACATAGTAGAAGCAGTCAAAGATACAAAACATCTACAGAAAAACTTAGTGAAGTTCTCTACTCACCCAAATAAGCATCTCCAAGAAGAGTATCGCAAGATGAAAAGAAACTTGGCTGAACTTTTGAGAAATATAAATATAATAGCAACAACAGATGAAGAGGATGTTATAGTACTACTACTTGCAAAAGCTAAAGTACATGCACAAAAGTATGACATTATCTCTAATGGAACACTAGATAATTTAATTAGAAATCGTCTTATTACAAATCAGATGGCTACCTCTTTGATGAATGATAGTACTTATGTCTTTAACATTAGTAAAAATATGATTTCTATGGCAGAGACACTTTTTATAGATAACAGTAGTGATATAAAAAGTTTGCATGAGAGTGCGATTATAAGTGATAGTGAAGTGACATCTATTTTGGATAAAAAGGATTAG
- a CDS encoding ATP-dependent zinc protease family protein, with the protein MMKYIFLLFLVLALNAQETIGRIDKFDLPEFNISNIKAKLDTGAKTSSLHCSSIMPTGYNKVKFIVMDSKNNSLSNGYVVKDISRVSKVKSSNGKAEKRYFINTKILIYGKVYEIELSLSSRGEMLYPLLIGRELLNKGFVVDVTKKFLSYKKKREREE; encoded by the coding sequence ATGATGAAATATATATTTTTACTTTTTTTAGTGCTTGCTTTAAATGCTCAAGAGACTATAGGGCGTATAGACAAGTTTGATTTACCAGAGTTTAATATATCTAATATAAAAGCGAAGTTAGATACAGGTGCAAAAACATCATCGCTACATTGTAGCTCAATCATGCCTACTGGCTATAATAAAGTTAAATTTATAGTGATGGATAGTAAAAACAACAGCTTAAGTAATGGCTATGTAGTAAAAGATATATCAAGAGTATCTAAGGTTAAAAGTTCAAATGGTAAAGCGGAAAAAAGATACTTTATAAATACAAAAATACTTATATATGGTAAAGTATATGAGATAGAGCTTTCTTTGAGTTCAAGAGGAGAGATGCTCTATCCGCTACTTATAGGACGAGAACTTTTAAATAAAGGTTTTGTTGTTGATGTAACAAAAAAATTTCTTTCATATAAGAAAAAAAGAGAAAGAGAGGAGTAA